A DNA window from Candidatus Woesearchaeota archaeon contains the following coding sequences:
- a CDS encoding metal transporter, producing MSRRANLWVRGLLPLLLLAVLLFSFVNFGPLGVFKASFPPIEEVFIDRVVFAPEQVTLDVLNDGPQPVTVSQVLVNDVYWNFKMEPSSTLSPLQRGKIDLVYPWVEGEPIGFTLIASDGVTFDKEVEIAFLTPTFNWLYFKTFVMLGLYVGVIPVLIGLLWFPFLKQLHRKWYSFLLAFTIGLLIFLGFDALKEAFDLVGSVAETLNGVGIFVIGFLLSILVLSAVSYRTEFVKQKSAHVKALVWGYLIALGIGLHNLGEGLAIGSAYAFGEIALGATLVIGFMVHNVTEGVAIVTPLTRSGERFRSILPHLVGMGILAGIPTILGTLIGGFSYGPALGVFFFAIGAGAIFDVAFDIARHLAEEKGKWISIFTLPNVIGFFIGLLVMYLTGFLVV from the coding sequence ATGAGCCGCCGCGCGAACCTCTGGGTTCGGGGGCTTTTGCCGCTCTTGTTACTTGCGGTTCTTCTCTTCAGCTTTGTTAACTTCGGTCCGCTTGGTGTTTTTAAGGCATCCTTTCCGCCGATTGAAGAAGTCTTCATTGACCGCGTCGTGTTCGCGCCAGAGCAGGTTACGCTCGATGTGCTCAATGACGGCCCGCAACCAGTCACCGTCTCACAGGTGCTTGTAAACGATGTGTATTGGAATTTTAAAATGGAACCAAGCTCGACGCTTTCGCCGCTGCAGCGCGGAAAAATTGATCTGGTGTATCCCTGGGTTGAAGGCGAACCGATTGGATTCACGCTGATTGCCAGCGATGGCGTGACGTTTGATAAAGAAGTCGAGATTGCTTTTTTGACGCCAACCTTCAATTGGCTGTACTTCAAAACATTTGTCATGCTTGGCTTATATGTCGGTGTGATTCCCGTCCTTATTGGCTTGTTGTGGTTTCCGTTTCTTAAACAACTGCACCGCAAATGGTACAGTTTCCTGCTCGCCTTCACCATCGGCCTGCTCATCTTTTTAGGATTCGATGCACTCAAAGAAGCATTCGACTTAGTTGGGTCAGTTGCAGAAACTCTGAACGGTGTTGGCATCTTTGTCATTGGCTTCCTGCTCTCGATTCTTGTTCTTTCTGCAGTCAGCTACCGGACTGAATTTGTTAAGCAAAAAAGCGCGCATGTCAAGGCACTTGTCTGGGGCTATCTCATTGCGCTGGGCATAGGGTTGCACAACTTGGGCGAGGGACTCGCCATTGGAAGCGCCTATGCGTTTGGTGAAATTGCGCTCGGCGCCACGCTGGTCATCGGATTCATGGTGCACAATGTTACCGAAGGCGTTGCGATTGTCACGCCGCTCACTCGCAGCGGTGAACGGTTTCGCAGCATACTTCCACATCTTGTCGGCATGGGCATTCTCGCAGGAATACCAACTATTCTTGGCACGCTCATTGGCGGTTTTTCATACGGTCCGGCGTTGGGCGTATTTTTCTTTGCCATCGGCGCCGGCGCGATTTTTGATGTTGCGTTTGACATCGCACGCCATCTTGCCGAAGAAAAAGGAAAATGGATTTCCATCTTTACCCTGCCGAATGTTATTGGATTTTTCATTGGCTTATTGGTCATGTACCTGACTGGATTTTTAGTAGTGTGA
- a CDS encoding cupredoxin domain-containing protein yields MAKLFLLLFFCIMVLLAGCSTLPESNTVPTGAVKEFTITAQNWEFSPATIRVNEGDTVVIHARTIEGIHGLLFPDFNINKRLDPGEEVTIEFVADKKGIFPFACSVYCGNGHTAMNGILIVE; encoded by the coding sequence ATGGCTAAGCTTTTTCTGCTGCTTTTTTTCTGTATCATGGTTCTGTTGGCAGGGTGCAGTACGCTGCCAGAATCAAACACCGTGCCTACCGGCGCGGTGAAAGAATTTACCATAACAGCGCAAAACTGGGAATTTTCACCTGCAACTATTCGCGTCAATGAAGGCGACACCGTCGTTATTCATGCACGCACGATTGAAGGAATTCACGGCCTACTGTTTCCTGATTTCAATATCAATAAACGGCTTGATCCGGGAGAAGAAGTAACCATTGAATTTGTTGCCGATAAAAAAGGCATCTTTCCTTTTGCCTGCTCGGTGTATTGTGGGAATGGGCATACTGCAATGAATGGAATTTTGATTGTGGAGTAA
- a CDS encoding Nramp family divalent metal transporter, with the protein MLSFLKSFRCLKDRNFWTFFGSGLLVSVAYMDPGNWGTDISGGASFNYDLLWVIWLASGMGMLFQYLSGKLGIAGYSLPELVKERFKNKWAVLSYWLLAEVAILATDLAEFLGIVVALNLLFGIPLIYGTYLAIADVLVIIFLTQKRFRLLEQVFVVFVSIIGLAYVYELFITKPDISAILIHSITPKLTAASALIAVGIIGATVMPHALFVHSWLLKNKIISSNGKLGNKKTILKYHLIDNVVSLTIAGGINAAILIMSAAAFYHIGAPVATLEEAYKTLIPLFGTFAAVVFAVALLSAGISSSVTGTLAGQSIMDGLTNFKIPLWVRRVITRGINVIPVTIAIVLGIDPLKILVLSQVALSLLIPLPLIPLLVFTSNKKIMKSLVNKKITTVFAVLFAAIILCFNAYLLYSVFTGGVQF; encoded by the coding sequence ATGCTCTCCTTTCTCAAATCATTCCGCTGTCTAAAAGACAGAAACTTCTGGACTTTTTTTGGTTCAGGGCTGCTCGTCAGCGTTGCCTACATGGACCCCGGCAACTGGGGCACCGACATCAGCGGCGGAGCATCGTTTAATTATGATCTTCTCTGGGTGATTTGGCTTGCTTCGGGCATGGGTATGCTTTTTCAATATCTTTCAGGCAAGCTCGGCATTGCCGGCTATTCCCTGCCGGAACTCGTCAAGGAACGCTTCAAAAATAAATGGGCAGTGCTCTCATATTGGCTCCTTGCAGAAGTTGCGATTCTTGCGACTGACCTTGCTGAATTTTTGGGAATTGTCGTCGCGCTGAACTTATTGTTTGGCATTCCGCTCATTTATGGAACGTATCTTGCCATTGCCGATGTGCTCGTCATTATATTCCTCACTCAAAAACGGTTTCGCTTGCTTGAACAGGTGTTTGTTGTCTTTGTCTCCATCATCGGGCTTGCGTATGTGTACGAATTGTTCATCACCAAGCCAGATATTTCTGCAATCCTCATTCATTCCATCACGCCGAAACTGACGGCGGCGAGCGCGCTCATTGCCGTTGGCATCATTGGAGCGACGGTCATGCCGCATGCGCTCTTTGTGCATTCATGGCTGCTGAAAAATAAAATAATCAGCAGCAACGGCAAACTGGGCAACAAAAAAACAATCCTGAAATATCACCTTATTGATAATGTTGTTTCCCTCACGATTGCCGGTGGAATCAACGCGGCAATTCTGATTATGTCAGCTGCTGCGTTTTACCATATCGGCGCGCCGGTAGCAACACTGGAGGAAGCGTACAAAACGCTGATACCCTTGTTTGGCACGTTTGCGGCGGTCGTCTTTGCCGTTGCGCTGTTATCCGCAGGCATCTCATCGTCGGTGACCGGCACGCTTGCCGGACAGTCAATCATGGACGGGCTTACCAATTTTAAAATTCCGCTCTGGGTGCGCCGTGTCATCACCCGCGGCATCAACGTGATTCCCGTAACCATCGCGATTGTGCTCGGCATTGACCCGCTGAAGATATTAGTTCTGAGTCAAGTTGCGTTGAGTCTTCTGATACCTCTTCCGCTGATTCCGCTCCTAGTGTTTACCTCAAACAAAAAAATTATGAAATCTTTGGTCAATAAAAAAATAACCACCGTCTTCGCAGTCCTTTTTGCGGCAATCATTCTCTGCTTTAACGCGTACCTATTATATTCAGTCTTTACCGGCGGCGTTCAGTTTTGA
- the nth gene encoding endonuclease III has protein sequence MNSASIDTVYQILEKEVKNYKVPIVDLIKIQTNDPEKVLIATILSARTKDQTTAAACRKLFSRIHHVADLGTLSEKEIEQLIYPVGFYKTKARHLKQLPLVLQEKFGGTIPQTVEELIELPGVGRKTANLVVAVGFQKPGMCVDTHVHRISNRLGYVKTKTPYETEMALRKKLPKEYWEKINSMLVAFGQHTCTPISPHCSRCPIRKYCKQVGVVTQR, from the coding sequence ATGAACAGCGCCAGCATTGATACGGTGTACCAGATTCTTGAAAAAGAAGTCAAGAACTACAAGGTCCCGATTGTTGATTTAATCAAAATACAAACAAACGATCCTGAAAAGGTGCTCATTGCTACGATTCTTTCTGCCCGCACAAAGGACCAGACAACCGCAGCAGCCTGCAGAAAATTATTTTCCCGCATCCACCATGTCGCAGACCTCGGAACGCTTTCAGAAAAAGAAATCGAACAGCTTATTTATCCGGTCGGCTTTTACAAAACAAAAGCGCGCCATTTGAAACAGCTTCCGCTGGTACTACAGGAAAAATTTGGAGGAACAATTCCGCAGACCGTCGAAGAGCTTATCGAACTGCCCGGTGTCGGGCGAAAAACCGCAAACCTCGTCGTGGCTGTCGGCTTTCAAAAGCCCGGCATGTGCGTTGATACCCATGTCCACCGCATCAGCAACCGGTTGGGGTATGTCAAAACAAAAACGCCGTATGAAACTGAAATGGCGCTGCGGAAAAAACTGCCAAAAGAGTACTGGGAGAAAATTAACTCAATGCTCGTCGCCTTCGGCCAGCACACCTGCACGCCCATCAGCCCGCACTGCAGCCGGTGCCCAATACGAAAATACTGCAAGCAAGTTGGTGTGGTGACACAGCGGTAA
- a CDS encoding 2Fe-2S iron-sulfur cluster-binding protein, which translates to MPAIISSGESRDVKEGEPIKDACKELGIPFGCENGLCGTCYVEIISGMEHLSERTEAEAQMGIDEKHRLCCQCKIKEGDVEIKY; encoded by the coding sequence ATGCCAGCCATCATTTCCAGCGGTGAATCGCGCGACGTCAAAGAAGGCGAGCCCATCAAGGATGCCTGCAAAGAGTTGGGAATACCGTTCGGCTGCGAAAACGGCTTGTGCGGCACGTGCTACGTTGAAATAATCAGCGGCATGGAACACCTATCGGAACGCACCGAAGCAGAGGCGCAAATGGGGATTGATGAAAAGCACCGCTTGTGCTGCCAGTGCAAGATAAAAGAAGGGGATGTGGAGATTAAGTATTAA
- a CDS encoding HNH endonuclease signature motif containing protein produces the protein MIKKSIISTILILHFILFSYPVLGLECQYTSNLEYSTEEEGWYLNNELLDGSPTQEIIGSNDNFESHKVYNPFEFPITVEISYATFSTWYGGSNGGITGVVPPKQYVTLISHHTADGQIRDLKFKIIEPSGIINKLELVKKNKLVCKECGGKVCMDDGLTCEINSECGSGKCIEKICSPNNYCYNNNCECSFFEVQSKDNTKCENNNIFFGLTFMAMLLIIGALIFIKIMREKRKTTQAKKEADVKVEKEKQITAEKEREKYDKELSVLKERQDAILRKEEELEELKRLSSLTKQEKENIQKLSEEITKETLEMEKNVKKRFAVSMEPYPSKYASHRRVFKNPYLGGYECFYEERLDPKKYSLSKLVHRWVWKKANGREPKQGYHIHHIDGDKYHNDAKNLEEIKGDEHYGLHRNERQIPPQS, from the coding sequence ATGATTAAAAAATCTATTATCTCAACCATCTTAATACTGCACTTTATACTTTTTAGTTATCCTGTTTTAGGATTAGAGTGTCAATATACTTCAAATCTTGAATATTCAACGGAAGAAGAAGGTTGGTACTTAAATAATGAGTTATTAGATGGTTCTCCTACTCAGGAAATAATAGGGTCGAATGATAACTTTGAATCTCACAAAGTATACAACCCCTTCGAATTTCCCATAACAGTTGAAATTAGTTATGCTACTTTTTCGACATGGTACGGGGGGAGTAATGGTGGAATTACTGGCGTTGTACCTCCTAAACAGTATGTTACTCTAATAAGTCATCATACAGCTGATGGGCAGATTCGAGATTTAAAGTTCAAAATTATTGAACCATCCGGAATTATTAACAAACTTGAATTAGTTAAAAAAAATAAACTTGTCTGTAAAGAATGTGGTGGAAAAGTGTGCATGGATGATGGCTTAACCTGTGAAATAAATTCCGAATGTGGCAGCGGAAAGTGTATAGAAAAAATATGCTCTCCTAACAATTACTGCTATAATAATAACTGCGAATGCTCCTTTTTTGAAGTTCAATCAAAAGATAACACCAAATGTGAGAATAATAATATCTTTTTCGGATTAACATTTATGGCGATGTTACTTATTATCGGCGCACTCATCTTCATCAAAATAATGAGGGAAAAAAGAAAAACAACACAAGCAAAAAAAGAAGCAGATGTAAAAGTTGAAAAAGAAAAACAGATAACTGCGGAGAAAGAAAGAGAAAAATACGATAAAGAACTTAGTGTTTTAAAAGAACGCCAAGATGCAATATTAAGAAAAGAAGAGGAATTGGAGGAATTAAAGAGACTTTCTAGTCTAACAAAACAAGAGAAGGAAAATATCCAAAAATTATCAGAAGAAATAACTAAAGAAACACTTGAAATGGAGAAAAATGTAAAAAAAAGATTTGCGGTTTCTATGGAACCATATCCAAGTAAATATGCAAGCCATAGGCGTGTTTTTAAAAATCCCTATCTGGGTGGCTACGAATGTTTTTATGAAGAAAGACTTGACCCCAAAAAATATTCTTTGTCAAAGCTGGTTCATAGGTGGGTTTGGAAAAAAGCAAATGGGAGGGAACCAAAACAAGGTTATCATATCCATCACATTGATGGAGATAAATACCATAATGATGCAAAAAACCTTGAAGAAATTAAAGGAGACGAACATTATGGACTGCATAGAAATGAAAGACAAATTCCCCCTCAATCTTGA
- a CDS encoding BRO family protein, which yields MDQKTALVVFEDKKIRRIWHNDEWYFSVVDIIGVLIDTPDARNYWKVLKHRLLKEGSEVVTKCNQLKLPAPDGKLRETDCANTKNMFRIIQTIPSPRAETFKMWLSQVGYERVQEIENPELGQDRIKKYYELKGYPQDWIDKRLRGIAIRQELTDEWKNRGVGEQREYAILTNEISQATFGVPIKTHKEIKGLDPKFKNQNLRDHMSDLELIFSMLGERLTTEAARKKDVHGFTENLETAQEGGAVAGRARTDAEKTLGIAVVSPENALDIVHQKKRIEKK from the coding sequence ATGGATCAAAAAACTGCTTTGGTCGTGTTTGAAGACAAGAAAATACGAAGAATCTGGCATAATGACGAATGGTATTTCTCTGTTGTTGATATAATCGGTGTACTCATTGATACTCCCGATGCTCGGAACTACTGGAAAGTTCTCAAACATCGTTTATTAAAGGAAGGAAGTGAAGTGGTTACAAAATGTAACCAGTTGAAATTACCCGCCCCGGATGGTAAACTAAGGGAAACCGACTGTGCGAACACCAAAAACATGTTCAGAATCATCCAAACAATACCTTCTCCCCGTGCAGAAACGTTTAAGATGTGGCTCTCTCAAGTCGGCTACGAGCGCGTCCAAGAAATCGAAAATCCGGAATTAGGCCAAGACCGCATTAAAAAATATTATGAGCTGAAAGGCTATCCCCAAGACTGGATTGACAAGCGCCTTCGGGGAATTGCTATTCGCCAAGAACTCACCGATGAATGGAAAAACAGAGGCGTTGGTGAACAGCGTGAGTACGCCATCCTCACCAATGAGATTTCACAGGCAACATTTGGCGTTCCCATCAAAACGCACAAGGAAATCAAAGGCCTTGACCCGAAATTCAAGAACCAAAACCTGCGCGACCACATGTCTGACCTCGAACTTATTTTTTCAATGCTGGGCGAACGGCTGACCACTGAAGCAGCGCGCAAGAAAGACGTTCACGGTTTTACCGAGAATCTTGAAACAGCACAAGAAGGCGGCGCGGTTGCCGGCCGCGCGCGTACCGACGCTGAAAAGACTTTAGGCATTGCTGTTGTTTCTCCAGAAAATGCACTTGATATTGTTCACCAAAAGAAGCGCATAGAAAAAAAGTGA
- a CDS encoding elongation factor 1-beta — protein MATVVITLRIMPESAENDLSLVQKELEKKITEFGAEYGKTDVEEVAFGLKCLKTVFLLDESRGSTDELEKEIQTIPGVGSVDVIDVRRTIG, from the coding sequence ATGGCAACAGTTGTTATTACCCTGCGAATTATGCCGGAATCTGCTGAGAATGACCTTTCTCTTGTGCAAAAAGAATTAGAAAAAAAGATCACTGAATTCGGGGCAGAATACGGCAAGACCGACGTCGAGGAAGTCGCGTTCGGGCTGAAGTGCCTCAAGACGGTTTTCCTACTGGATGAAAGCCGCGGCTCAACCGACGAGCTTGAAAAAGAAATCCAGACAATACCCGGCGTTGGCTCGGTTGATGTGATTGATGTCAGACGGACGATTGGGTGA
- a CDS encoding zinc finger domain-containing protein has product MSSTNEHTIQCMSCKTNVAGAKDVTRFPCPKCGKEIIRCGKCRRIVAQYQCTCGFLGPN; this is encoded by the coding sequence ATGTCCTCAACAAACGAACACACTATACAGTGCATGTCGTGCAAGACCAATGTCGCCGGCGCCAAAGACGTCACCCGATTCCCCTGCCCAAAGTGCGGCAAGGAAATCATCCGCTGTGGCAAGTGCCGCCGCATTGTGGCGCAATACCAGTGCACCTGCGGCTTTCTCGGGCCGAATTAG
- a CDS encoding YbaK/EbsC family protein has protein sequence MGYEEVERIRAFFSELDIKPTYLEHEAVITSEDAAKTRGFALHQGIKALLFTNDANAWVVVNIPADKKVDVKRVAEQVGWSKNKIRMATPEEVMRKTGCEIGAVPPFGHKETVPVMVDTGVYDNQDSAFNIGLRTHSVKVKTEDMKKVFEKIKATEGVFSK, from the coding sequence ATGGGCTACGAAGAAGTTGAACGGATACGCGCATTTTTTTCCGAGTTAGATATCAAGCCAACCTATCTTGAGCATGAAGCAGTGATTACCAGCGAAGACGCGGCTAAGACCAGAGGATTCGCATTACACCAAGGAATCAAAGCACTTCTGTTTACGAATGATGCCAATGCGTGGGTGGTGGTGAATATTCCCGCAGATAAAAAAGTGGATGTGAAACGGGTAGCAGAACAGGTTGGCTGGTCAAAAAATAAAATACGAATGGCAACTCCGGAAGAAGTGATGCGAAAAACCGGCTGTGAGATCGGCGCAGTGCCGCCGTTCGGCCACAAAGAAACCGTGCCGGTGATGGTAGACACGGGAGTGTATGATAATCAAGACAGCGCCTTTAATATCGGCCTCCGAACTCATTCAGTTAAAGTCAAAACAGAGGATATGAAAAAAGTCTTTGAAAAAATCAAGGCAACAGAAGGTGTGTTTTCTAAATAA
- a CDS encoding ParA family protein translates to MRKICIINQKGGVAKTTTAVNLGVGLAKEGKKVLIIDLDAQGNVGTCLPAESKKDLYDFLVENADIRECISGVTENLDLIKSRETLAKAELILVGESSREMTLRRKLQNLAGYDYVLLDCPPSLGLLNQNAMLFATEALIPASTDILGIDALRKMRFIVDKINDVFGHSLTISKVVPTLYDVRNKVCNTVLKQMQSEFYELVSDPIRVNATLKEAPAEKKSIFDYAPNSRGAEDYRKLVKQVLRDEEKYVKLARSPASMRMQVKEAVIG, encoded by the coding sequence ATGAGAAAAATCTGCATTATTAACCAAAAAGGCGGCGTGGCAAAAACAACCACCGCTGTAAACCTCGGCGTTGGTCTTGCCAAGGAAGGAAAAAAAGTTCTCATTATCGACCTTGATGCGCAAGGAAACGTCGGCACCTGCCTGCCAGCAGAGTCAAAAAAAGACCTGTACGACTTTCTGGTTGAAAACGCCGACATCCGCGAGTGCATCTCCGGCGTCACCGAAAATCTCGACCTTATCAAAAGCAGGGAAACACTGGCAAAAGCCGAGCTCATTCTCGTGGGCGAAAGCTCCCGTGAAATGACACTTCGGAGAAAACTGCAAAACCTTGCAGGCTATGATTACGTGCTGCTTGACTGCCCGCCGAGCCTCGGCCTGCTGAACCAGAACGCCATGCTGTTTGCAACCGAAGCGCTTATTCCGGCATCCACCGACATTCTCGGGATTGATGCGCTGCGAAAAATGCGCTTTATTGTTGACAAAATCAATGACGTGTTCGGCCACAGCCTGACCATCAGCAAGGTGGTTCCCACGCTCTACGATGTACGCAATAAAGTGTGCAATACCGTGCTGAAACAAATGCAGAGCGAGTTCTACGAGCTGGTCTCTGACCCGATTCGTGTCAATGCAACGCTCAAAGAGGCGCCGGCAGAGAAGAAGTCAATCTTCGACTACGCCCCAAACTCGCGCGGTGCTGAAGACTACCGCAAGCTCGTCAAGCAAGTATTGCGCGACGAGGAGAAATACGTCAAACTTGCGCGCTCTCCCGCGTCAATGCGGATGCAAGTGAAAGAAGCGGTTATTGGATAA
- a CDS encoding sigma factor-like helix-turn-helix DNA-binding protein, which translates to MATVLPFLKQGSSELPPHLRKELQALPLLDTMSTETVIALGLQRYADRAFPLYSFSQEPYYFVGSIVAQMIAEDPSKAEHFATEIPLDDLVLQKIGGVKLEETNVRERLHYLKEKGEIEVRNEHVSVSSLDFILERFITTAFDRTPYETPPEAEIVRLPVKKLKKPMPQRAQKLPLEDRQALKEQQYEWGHTVQAYGPDSEEGKEAVKRLVESSVHFVYQVVHQMGIHPRTNKQAWDESVSSGYLGAMSAARKYDPKKGKNFITYAVHWIKAQIYADNIANRRMVKIGTSQVQRKLYYLLPKVGTSRMPELLYEDHEATPEEIAAHFNVSPKSVRGMQQRLADGDASLDSLTADDKNLYSRVASNAPTPEEMITPNAPFANQAIRGVLHVLDEREKYIVDCHLLREEPMTLEAIGDQLGITRERTRQLENRAKEKMRQALVKEYPDLYQK; encoded by the coding sequence ATGGCAACGGTGCTCCCTTTTTTAAAGCAGGGTTCAAGCGAACTTCCCCCTCATCTACGTAAAGAGCTGCAAGCACTTCCACTTCTTGATACCATGTCAACAGAAACAGTTATTGCTCTTGGCCTCCAACGCTATGCAGACCGAGCATTTCCCCTGTATTCTTTTTCTCAAGAGCCCTATTATTTTGTCGGCTCAATTGTCGCACAGATGATTGCAGAAGACCCATCAAAAGCAGAACACTTTGCAACTGAAATTCCGCTTGATGATCTCGTACTCCAAAAAATTGGTGGCGTGAAGCTCGAAGAGACAAATGTGAGAGAGAGACTCCACTATCTGAAAGAAAAAGGGGAGATTGAGGTACGAAATGAGCATGTGTCTGTCAGTTCACTTGATTTTATTCTCGAACGTTTCATCACGACCGCATTTGACAGGACACCTTATGAAACGCCGCCGGAAGCAGAGATTGTCCGGCTTCCGGTTAAGAAATTGAAAAAACCAATGCCTCAACGTGCACAAAAACTACCTTTGGAAGATAGACAGGCATTAAAAGAGCAACAGTATGAATGGGGCCACACGGTACAAGCGTACGGCCCGGACAGTGAAGAGGGAAAAGAAGCGGTTAAGCGCCTGGTTGAGTCATCAGTACACTTTGTCTATCAGGTCGTACATCAGATGGGCATACACCCTCGTACGAACAAACAAGCATGGGATGAATCAGTGAGCAGTGGCTATTTGGGCGCCATGAGCGCCGCGCGGAAATATGACCCTAAAAAAGGCAAGAATTTTATCACCTATGCCGTGCATTGGATAAAAGCACAAATCTATGCTGACAACATAGCGAACAGAAGAATGGTGAAGATAGGAACAAGCCAAGTGCAAAGAAAATTATATTATCTGCTGCCAAAAGTAGGAACAAGCCGTATGCCTGAATTATTATATGAAGACCATGAAGCAACACCTGAAGAGATTGCTGCACACTTTAACGTTTCGCCAAAGTCAGTAAGAGGCATGCAGCAGCGCTTGGCAGATGGTGATGCGTCTCTTGACAGCCTAACAGCTGACGACAAGAATTTATATTCAAGGGTTGCGTCAAATGCTCCAACCCCGGAAGAGATGATTACTCCCAACGCCCCATTTGCCAATCAGGCAATTCGCGGGGTACTTCATGTACTGGACGAACGCGAAAAATATATTGTTGACTGCCACCTGCTCCGCGAAGAGCCAATGACACTCGAGGCAATTGGAGACCAGTTGGGCATCACCCGTGAGCGAACGAGGCAGCTCGAAAACCGCGCCAAGGAAAAAATGCGCCAAGCGCTTGTTAAAGAATATCCTGATTTGTACCAGAAATAG
- a CDS encoding sigma-70 family RNA polymerase sigma factor, whose amino-acid sequence MSAATVLPFPAPQQDRSLEQLAETFMTATAYQLAVGGMFRAYSRAELLQRGTPERIVDKSFPLYSFSGEPTYFVASVIAAALQEYPELRKQAGDTLAGIPHSEFTVTQLGGVGLNKNTVDERLAYLTEAGILPEGNVPLQLVNAVLWDVLYATYGLPVEYEKKVVGMPKKETRETKEKKRREIRDGEEEAFATEYMPLVKRLAYRIAQRLPRSVEVDDLISEGYLGLLDAKKKFDAKQGGFRPYAEMRIRGTILDYLRHLDGVSRSVRERLKDVEDARAALLFETGTTDIPLEQILERAGITQEQYDEAQVSAPRVMSLDDKPKDKNGKYIDVPRVVPDEKSVYLDTMAALRQEESMLWGALDSITFSTAEGVPCRPETQQNMRIFLRLYYKEDLNLKEIGRILGFTESRASQLHSAALVNLRRCLNPDDFE is encoded by the coding sequence ATGTCCGCCGCAACCGTTCTCCCCTTTCCTGCACCGCAGCAAGATAGAAGTCTGGAGCAGCTCGCAGAAACATTTATGACAGCAACGGCGTATCAGCTCGCTGTCGGAGGAATGTTCAGGGCATATTCCAGAGCCGAATTGCTCCAGCGCGGCACGCCGGAAAGAATAGTCGACAAAAGCTTTCCGCTGTATTCTTTTTCCGGCGAGCCAACGTATTTTGTCGCGTCAGTCATTGCTGCGGCACTGCAGGAATATCCGGAGCTACGAAAACAAGCTGGCGATACACTCGCAGGCATACCGCACAGCGAATTTACCGTCACCCAGTTGGGAGGAGTTGGACTAAACAAAAACACCGTCGACGAACGGCTTGCGTATCTGACAGAAGCCGGCATTCTTCCGGAAGGGAATGTTCCCCTGCAGTTGGTTAATGCTGTCTTGTGGGATGTGCTGTATGCAACGTATGGGCTGCCGGTTGAATATGAAAAAAAAGTAGTGGGAATGCCGAAGAAAGAAACAAGAGAAACAAAAGAGAAAAAAAGGAGAGAGATACGCGATGGCGAAGAAGAAGCGTTTGCGACGGAGTATATGCCGCTGGTAAAACGTTTAGCATATCGCATTGCTCAACGCTTGCCGCGCAGCGTTGAGGTTGATGATTTAATCAGTGAAGGATACCTCGGCCTTTTGGACGCCAAAAAAAAATTTGATGCAAAACAAGGTGGTTTCAGGCCGTATGCAGAAATGCGCATCCGCGGCACGATATTGGATTATTTACGCCACCTTGATGGGGTTTCTCGCAGCGTGCGTGAACGGCTCAAGGATGTGGAAGATGCGCGCGCTGCATTGCTGTTTGAAACAGGAACAACGGATATTCCACTCGAACAGATTCTTGAGCGTGCCGGCATTACACAAGAACAATATGACGAAGCACAAGTGAGCGCACCAAGGGTTATGAGTTTGGATGATAAGCCTAAAGATAAAAATGGAAAATATATTGATGTTCCCCGAGTAGTACCTGATGAAAAAAGTGTCTATCTTGACACGATGGCAGCGCTACGCCAAGAAGAATCAATGCTGTGGGGCGCGTTGGATAGCATTACCTTTTCAACTGCAGAAGGAGTTCCCTGTAGGCCGGAAACACAACAAAATATGAGAATTTTTCTAAGATTGTATTACAAAGAAGATTTAAATTTAAAAGAGATCGGCCGCATTTTGGGTTTCACTGAATCTCGCGCCAGCCAACTCCATTCGGCAGCCTTAGTAAATCTTCGCCGTTGTTTGAATCCTGATGATTTTGAATAA